From a region of the Campylobacter showae genome:
- a CDS encoding phosphoribosyltransferase family protein, with protein MSDYRDLMFENQLEAAEKLLEILPKKELVAGEYLIICSSIDSVIMVDSVARGLNLSYEMLFCERILAPNNPECEIAMVSEKDDVVLNDELIKSFGISYDFVYGEADRKYDEKILKNVYKFRKGNLIGDLKDRNILLVDEGCETGLTALTCLKTLMRERVKSVTYATPLIATDVAAAIAPLVDEIYAVHKIANFIEVDFYYENKIEPKPETVLSILEESPFYIPLQKQGDIRTCSIQ; from the coding sequence ATGAGCGATTACCGGGATCTTATGTTTGAAAACCAGCTCGAAGCAGCCGAAAAGTTGCTCGAAATTTTGCCCAAGAAGGAGTTGGTTGCAGGCGAATATCTGATAATATGTAGCTCTATAGACTCTGTTATCATGGTCGATAGCGTGGCTCGCGGGCTAAATTTGAGCTATGAGATGTTGTTTTGCGAACGTATTCTTGCGCCGAATAACCCAGAGTGTGAGATCGCGATGGTTAGCGAAAAGGATGATGTGGTGCTAAACGATGAGCTGATTAAGAGCTTTGGTATTAGTTACGATTTCGTTTATGGCGAGGCGGATCGCAAATATGACGAAAAAATCCTAAAAAACGTATATAAATTTAGAAAAGGAAATTTAATCGGCGATCTAAAGGATAGAAATATCCTGCTCGTCGATGAGGGCTGCGAGACGGGTCTTACAGCGCTAACCTGCCTAAAAACGCTCATGCGCGAGCGAGTAAAATCAGTCACCTACGCCACGCCGCTCATCGCTACCGACGTCGCCGCAGCTATCGCGCCGCTGGTGGATGAAATTTACGCCGTGCATAAGATCGCAAATTTTATCGAAGTGGATTTTTACTACGAAAACAAAATCGAACCAAAACCCGAAACCGTGCTTTCCATATTAGAGGAGAGTCCGTTTTATATACCATTACAAAAACAAGGAGATATCAGGACATGCAGTATTCAATAG
- the purD gene encoding phosphoribosylamine--glycine ligase encodes MKILIIGSGGREYSIALKLQESRKHELFFAPGNGATSKLGTNLNPKDYNQLAEFAEMEQIELTIVGPEAPLSDGVVDIFKARNLNIFGPSKAAARLEGSKAFMKDFLARNAIRTAAYLNTDDYDAAAKFIDSLAAPIVVKADGLCAGKGVIIAQSREEAKTATRDMLSGESFGEAGKRVVVEEFLDGFELSFFTICDGENFVSLPVAQDHKRLKDNDEGPNTGGMGAYAPSPLASPELIKQVEEEVVKPTLKGMKAEGNPFCGVLFVGLMVVKGVPYVLEFNVRFGDPECEVLMPLIDGDLGEILLNAAKGDLKPVKLKDEFAVGVVMASKNYPFSSSPRAKISVKNVPENSHIAFAGVSEQGGEIYADGGRVLVCVGLGKSIKQAQQKAYELCENVEFDGAQYRKDIAWQILKGRE; translated from the coding sequence ATGAAAATTTTGATAATCGGAAGCGGCGGGCGCGAGTACTCCATAGCCCTAAAACTTCAAGAATCCCGCAAACACGAGCTTTTCTTTGCTCCAGGCAACGGAGCCACCTCAAAACTCGGCACGAATCTAAACCCCAAAGACTATAATCAGCTCGCAGAATTTGCCGAGATGGAGCAAATAGAACTAACGATCGTCGGACCTGAAGCGCCGCTAAGCGACGGCGTAGTGGATATCTTTAAGGCGCGAAATTTAAATATTTTTGGACCGAGCAAGGCTGCGGCTAGGCTTGAGGGTAGCAAGGCGTTTATGAAGGATTTTTTGGCTAGAAACGCTATTCGAACGGCTGCTTATCTAAATACCGACGATTATGATGCTGCGGCTAAATTTATCGACTCTCTTGCCGCTCCGATCGTCGTTAAGGCCGACGGACTGTGCGCGGGCAAAGGTGTGATAATCGCGCAAAGCCGCGAGGAAGCAAAGACCGCCACTCGCGATATGCTAAGCGGAGAGAGCTTCGGCGAGGCGGGCAAACGCGTGGTCGTGGAGGAGTTTTTAGACGGATTTGAGCTTAGCTTTTTTACGATTTGCGACGGCGAAAATTTCGTTAGCTTGCCGGTAGCCCAAGACCATAAGCGCCTAAAAGATAACGACGAGGGCCCAAATACCGGCGGTATGGGCGCATACGCTCCTAGCCCGCTAGCAAGCCCCGAGCTAATAAAACAGGTCGAGGAAGAGGTCGTAAAACCGACTCTAAAAGGTATGAAAGCCGAGGGAAATCCTTTCTGCGGCGTGCTTTTCGTGGGGCTTATGGTGGTTAAGGGCGTGCCGTACGTGCTTGAGTTTAACGTGCGTTTCGGCGATCCTGAGTGCGAAGTGCTAATGCCGCTGATCGACGGCGATCTGGGCGAAATTTTACTAAACGCGGCAAAAGGCGATCTAAAACCCGTGAAGCTAAAAGACGAATTTGCCGTCGGGGTCGTGATGGCTAGTAAAAATTATCCTTTTTCAAGCTCGCCTAGGGCCAAGATCAGCGTAAAAAACGTGCCTGAAAACTCGCACATAGCATTTGCCGGCGTGAGTGAGCAGGGCGGCGAGATATATGCCGACGGCGGACGAGTGCTTGTGTGCGTGGGGCTTGGCAAAAGTATAAAACAAGCGCAACAAAAGGCCTATGAGCTTTGCGAAAATGTAGAATTTGACGGCGCGCAGTACCGAAAAGATATCGCCTGGCAAATACTAAAAGGGCGCGAATGA
- a CDS encoding F0F1 ATP synthase subunit C, which produces MKKVVFLMMALASFAFAGDGEMLRSYSVLAAAVGLGLAALGGAIGMGNTASATISGTARNPGVGSKLTTTMFVALAMIEAQVIYALVIALIVLYANPMF; this is translated from the coding sequence ATGAAAAAAGTTGTTTTCTTAATGATGGCTCTTGCTAGCTTCGCGTTTGCGGGCGACGGCGAGATGTTAAGATCTTACTCTGTTCTTGCGGCAGCAGTCGGTCTAGGCCTAGCGGCTCTTGGCGGCGCTATCGGTATGGGAAATACTGCTTCTGCGACAATTTCAGGCACGGCTAGAAACCCGGGCGTGGGCAGCAAGCTAACTACGACGATGTTCGTTGCTCTTGCGATGATCGAAGCGCAAGTTATCTACGCGCTAGTTATCGCGCTAATCGTTCTTTACGCAAACCCAATGTTTTAA
- a CDS encoding tyrosine-type recombinase/integrase produces the protein MRFTSQLDKLTDFVGFKAHPDETISSYTLPIGKKESRQKLDECGLWLKILKTTARKSKKVKLKKDYYYGEQGKLVKFLGSAKDISYKTALKMAKELNAGATPNGKAFATLATVFDSYLSFGSKRWAPQTMAKKLKIYKKFAPIKDKDISRIKADSIFAIADELYHAEKFAALKDFLIEAKMVFSYAKNRQKINKNPLADVDFSKIYVMPESDGFGYVETDNDLRSLIAYCCDYAGSHDVRNALVLGLCTALRAANVRFLSRENLVRDENGYYFAFTKDEMKVKRNGDMYLGLPLELGEWLDSMDVGTYFFMGRSGEKALSDAILSKALKDYEPENPKGRIVFHSFRSILSTFAHEVDEGDVSDYDMSRTLSHAIKGVEKRYNKSKAIATTRRVLTWWFNYLKDRGLKL, from the coding sequence ATGCGATTTACCTCACAACTTGACAAACTTACGGATTTTGTCGGCTTTAAAGCTCACCCTGACGAAACTATTTCGTCGTATACTCTCCCTATTGGCAAAAAAGAAAGCCGTCAAAAGCTCGACGAATGCGGACTTTGGCTCAAAATCCTAAAAACGACTGCCCGCAAGAGTAAAAAAGTCAAGCTCAAGAAGGACTACTACTACGGCGAACAGGGCAAGCTCGTTAAGTTTTTAGGCTCCGCGAAAGATATCAGCTACAAAACCGCGCTAAAAATGGCTAAAGAGTTGAACGCAGGGGCTACGCCTAACGGAAAGGCTTTTGCTACTCTGGCTACGGTTTTTGACTCATATCTTAGTTTCGGCTCTAAGCGCTGGGCGCCGCAAACGATGGCAAAAAAACTCAAAATCTATAAAAAATTCGCCCCTATAAAAGACAAAGATATAAGCCGTATAAAAGCCGATTCGATATTTGCTATCGCGGACGAGCTTTATCATGCTGAAAAGTTTGCTGCTTTGAAGGACTTTCTCATCGAAGCGAAAATGGTTTTTAGCTATGCAAAAAACCGCCAAAAAATCAACAAAAACCCTTTAGCCGACGTTGATTTTTCTAAAATCTACGTCATGCCCGAGAGTGACGGCTTCGGGTATGTCGAAACCGACAATGATTTACGCTCGTTAATCGCCTATTGCTGCGATTATGCGGGGTCGCACGATGTTCGCAACGCCCTCGTCCTCGGCCTCTGCACGGCGTTACGGGCGGCAAATGTTCGCTTTTTATCTCGGGAAAACCTAGTGCGTGACGAAAACGGCTATTATTTCGCCTTTACCAAAGACGAGATGAAAGTTAAGCGCAACGGCGATATGTATCTCGGCCTTCCGCTTGAGCTTGGCGAGTGGCTAGATTCTATGGACGTCGGCACGTATTTTTTTATGGGTCGAAGCGGGGAAAAGGCACTCTCCGATGCGATATTATCAAAGGCTCTAAAAGACTATGAGCCTGAAAATCCAAAGGGTCGTATCGTATTTCACTCGTTCCGCAGTATTCTCTCGACCTTCGCTCACGAAGTAGACGAAGGCGACGTTAGCGACTATGATATGTCTCGGACTTTGTCACATGCAATAAAAGGTGTAGAGAAACGCTACAACAAATCCAAAGCAATCGCGACTACGCGTCGGGTTTTGACTTGGTGGTTTAATTATCTAAAAGATAGGGGATTGAAATTATGA
- a CDS encoding universal stress protein produces the protein MQYKKIFFPIGAGDDVKERIRGALLVAKHFNSHIEILACQLDPGVVYNMKMTLRGGVLYDEFLKAAKAELGVEHERNETIFHKLCEELDVQVSDEPIEGKTTAKFVTKSGKRSVVVEQESKFCDMVVAAVPLDGKITGTFEAAVLKSGKTAITIPRRITSFKADNILVSWNGSTQNSRAVSSSIELLKKAKKVHCITCMPHSGDGSAEENLKKLEEYLKLHDIQATYEVVSTTSVPGEALLRSAKEGGFDLIVAGRYGENGFLEIFLSGTSRYFLKNTTIPVFM, from the coding sequence ATGCAGTATAAAAAAATATTTTTCCCAATCGGCGCGGGCGACGACGTAAAAGAGCGTATCAGAGGGGCTTTGCTGGTCGCTAAGCATTTTAACAGTCACATCGAGATTTTGGCTTGCCAGCTGGATCCCGGCGTCGTTTATAATATGAAAATGACGCTTAGGGGCGGAGTTCTTTACGATGAGTTTTTGAAGGCGGCGAAGGCTGAGCTTGGCGTCGAACACGAGCGTAACGAGACTATTTTTCACAAACTTTGCGAAGAGCTTGACGTGCAGGTCAGCGACGAGCCGATCGAAGGCAAGACGACGGCTAAATTTGTCACCAAAAGTGGTAAACGAAGTGTGGTGGTCGAGCAGGAGTCTAAATTTTGCGATATGGTAGTTGCCGCAGTACCGCTTGACGGTAAGATTACTGGTACGTTTGAGGCGGCGGTGCTAAAAAGCGGCAAAACGGCTATCACGATACCAAGGCGCATAACGAGCTTTAAGGCCGACAATATCCTAGTTAGCTGGAACGGCTCGACGCAAAACTCTCGCGCCGTGAGCAGCTCGATCGAGCTGCTAAAAAAAGCTAAAAAAGTGCATTGTATCACTTGCATGCCGCATTCTGGCGATGGTAGCGCAGAGGAAAATCTAAAAAAACTAGAAGAGTACCTAAAACTGCACGACATACAGGCGACTTACGAGGTCGTGAGCACGACTTCGGTACCGGGCGAGGCGTTGCTGCGAAGCGCTAAAGAGGGCGGATTTGACCTGATCGTGGCGGGCAGATACGGCGAAAACGGCTTTTTAGAGATATTTTTGAGCGGCACTTCGAGATATTTCCTTAAAAATACGACGATACCGGTATTTATGTAA
- a CDS encoding mobilization protein, which produces MDNNAKSCFRIDPMKSEFAYWHDFRQGFQASNVQGERTKDNEYSCTFAEARARAKQMKDEADAAYRARTGRAPSYNAESIYWEATVNLRDFHTREDVEKVVKILEKRLGYRTVFWTRHRDEGHLATDDEMDELGLSSGDQRPFINNDHFHVGMFSLDENGNSLHRRNFGKPNLVSQIQTEIAQALGMERGISKKITNRTHLTPRQYRQAMSLQEPLQVKLEAVKNELKGAKKQIKELEEQLKTANKQARADLQAQGGKREDYSVLEAENKRLKDELAELKKAPDISNIEDFKKSFEDKIRELMKHSKIKEIAEQTLNNEAILKPVTFGGYSKESVSAYVLGSVARYNAANKTLEKAQTFIHELAVKKEISTKAQLAALRENKTLGGFLGATASKMDVDVSVLKREKMGLVDTVDQLQKQNKALQKTLKAATDLVKQKDIEIEAFKKSDQEGFGVAANDHFYLGQATLLSELINSKKLCIEPKGHSLLLGLDSIISGEYPPANFEGIKSGLLSYIPAIHAPKNDLDFK; this is translated from the coding sequence ATGGACAATAATGCTAAATCTTGTTTTCGGATCGACCCTATGAAATCGGAGTTTGCATATTGGCACGATTTTAGACAGGGCTTTCAAGCCTCAAACGTTCAAGGCGAAAGGACAAAGGATAATGAATATTCTTGCACCTTTGCGGAAGCTCGGGCTAGGGCTAAGCAAATGAAAGACGAAGCTGACGCTGCCTATCGAGCGCGAACGGGGAGAGCGCCTAGCTACAATGCCGAATCTATCTATTGGGAAGCTACGGTGAATTTGCGTGATTTTCACACTCGCGAGGATGTCGAAAAGGTAGTTAAAATTTTAGAAAAAAGGCTCGGCTATCGAACCGTTTTTTGGACTCGGCATCGTGATGAGGGTCATCTAGCCACCGACGATGAGATGGATGAGTTAGGGCTCTCGTCTGGCGACCAAAGGCCTTTTATCAACAACGATCATTTTCATGTCGGTATGTTTTCGCTGGACGAGAATGGAAATTCGCTACATCGGCGAAACTTTGGAAAACCCAACCTTGTTAGCCAAATTCAAACGGAAATTGCTCAAGCTCTCGGAATGGAGCGGGGTATAAGCAAGAAAATAACGAACCGGACTCACTTAACCCCTCGACAATATCGGCAAGCAATGAGCTTGCAGGAGCCTTTGCAAGTCAAACTTGAAGCCGTAAAAAATGAGCTCAAAGGCGCCAAAAAGCAAATAAAAGAGCTAGAGGAACAACTCAAGACCGCGAACAAGCAAGCCCGCGCTGACTTGCAGGCACAAGGGGGTAAGCGCGAGGATTATTCTGTGCTTGAAGCCGAAAACAAGCGACTTAAAGACGAGCTTGCTGAACTTAAAAAAGCGCCTGATATCAGTAACATTGAGGATTTTAAAAAATCTTTCGAGGATAAGATTAGGGAGCTTATGAAACACTCAAAGATTAAAGAAATTGCCGAACAGACTTTAAACAATGAGGCAATCTTAAAACCTGTAACCTTTGGCGGTTATTCTAAGGAAAGCGTATCTGCTTATGTTTTGGGATCCGTAGCTCGCTATAATGCCGCGAATAAAACTCTAGAAAAAGCACAGACGTTCATACATGAACTTGCCGTTAAAAAAGAAATTAGCACGAAGGCGCAATTAGCGGCTCTACGCGAAAATAAAACCTTGGGCGGTTTTCTTGGGGCTACTGCTAGCAAAATGGATGTCGATGTCTCTGTGTTAAAACGGGAAAAAATGGGGCTAGTCGATACGGTCGATCAGCTACAAAAACAAAATAAAGCCCTTCAAAAGACGCTAAAAGCTGCTACTGACCTTGTTAAACAAAAAGATATCGAAATCGAGGCTTTTAAAAAATCGGATCAAGAGGGTTTTGGTGTTGCCGCTAACGATCACTTTTACCTCGGTCAAGCTACGCTATTGTCTGAATTGATTAATAGTAAAAAGCTCTGTATTGAGCCAAAAGGTCACTCTCTCTTGCTTGGGCTTGATAGTATTATTTCAGGAGAGTATCCTCCTGCCAACTTCGAGGGTATTAAAAGTGGTTTATTGAGCTACATCCCCGCTATTCATGCTCCAAAAAACGATCTTGATTTCAAATAA
- a CDS encoding RDD family protein, whose amino-acid sequence MSRSVIDKLENENITLASVGKRAVAWGIDKFLISFLFYAVYYDKFDGLDYEQISALAMEMIPQIVLLEVIYQTFFTWYCGASIGKVAMKIVCVDIDLLDKPGLLNSLTRSLVRIIGENAFFLGFAWAFSNPLFQTWQDKAAKTVVINVY is encoded by the coding sequence ATGAGCAGGAGCGTCATAGATAAGCTCGAAAACGAAAATATCACGCTCGCTAGCGTCGGCAAAAGAGCCGTCGCGTGGGGGATAGATAAATTTCTCATCTCGTTTTTGTTTTATGCCGTTTACTATGATAAATTTGACGGTCTAGACTACGAGCAGATCAGCGCGCTAGCCATGGAAATGATACCGCAGATAGTCTTGCTCGAGGTTATTTATCAGACGTTTTTTACGTGGTATTGTGGCGCTAGTATTGGCAAGGTCGCGATGAAGATCGTGTGCGTGGATATCGATCTGCTCGATAAGCCAGGCTTGCTAAATTCTCTCACTCGATCTTTGGTTCGCATCATCGGTGAAAACGCATTCTTCCTAGGTTTTGCATGGGCGTTTTCAAATCCATTATTTCAAACGTGGCAAGATAAGGCCGCGAAAACGGTAGTTATAAATGTTTACTAG
- a CDS encoding LPS-assembly protein LptD, whose translation MFGAFSCFAAQNFELLADDVKRDKGIVTADKNVLVYSQDYLMSADRAVYDQQKEILELFGNVNLIRNKDEISRCSYAKIDLNSKDSSYETLFMMNRDMEVWMQSDESNSTSKFYEVNGAVVSSCNVQDPDWKIKFSSGKLNRESKFLHLFNPVFYVGNVPVFYLPYFGFSTDTRRRTGLLPPEFGYGKNDGFYYKQPIYIAEYDSWDLQFDPQIRTRRGTGIYGTFRFADSPYSKGSVTLGAFRDTEGYRQRQIEKNSLRLPLKNKTHKGADVKYERDRLVKHLINEDLQEGLWLDATALNDIDYINLKKRGSGSDDNPLVTSKLNYFLSSDKHYFGAYARYYTDTSKIGSPNENKDTLQEYPSFQYHKFTDSFILPNVLYSVDLHSHNYTRKIGVKATQYEFNLPVSFHLPLADDYLKFSYYHYLYATHVDYAKKMYRPTGDEDRSANYIENYHKFSLQTDLAKAYESFYHSLNLGVDYVVKAYNEGDLPDRYETAEDDGNVYVYDMLGRKYQSFINPQHTRDEVSARATQYFFNKDGRKFLRHTISQGYYTKENKRSNLKNIIGWYPLPNLSFYNRLEYSYDNKYFEKVQSGASCTHDKFGASLWHTMQRKNAQEKQNYLHLNGYVELPHNYRLFSGTQYDLERDYNKQWQLGVSHRRKCWNYTFVYEEELEPTTTTSGTAAKKSRGVYFFINFYPMGGVHYDFSVGQTTQGS comes from the coding sequence ATGTTTGGGGCTTTTAGTTGCTTTGCGGCTCAAAATTTTGAGCTTTTGGCTGATGACGTAAAACGCGATAAGGGTATAGTTACCGCAGATAAAAACGTGCTTGTGTATTCGCAAGATTATTTGATGAGCGCAGACAGAGCTGTTTACGATCAGCAAAAAGAGATCTTGGAGCTTTTTGGTAACGTAAATTTGATAAGAAACAAGGACGAAATCTCGCGCTGCTCATACGCAAAGATCGACCTAAATAGTAAAGATAGTAGCTACGAAACGCTATTTATGATGAACCGCGACATGGAAGTCTGGATGCAAAGCGACGAGAGCAATAGTACGTCTAAATTTTATGAGGTAAACGGCGCGGTCGTATCGAGCTGCAACGTCCAAGATCCGGACTGGAAGATCAAATTTAGCAGCGGCAAGCTAAACCGCGAGAGTAAATTTTTACACCTTTTTAATCCCGTGTTTTACGTAGGAAACGTCCCTGTGTTTTATCTGCCGTATTTTGGCTTTTCTACAGACACTCGCAGACGCACAGGCCTTTTACCGCCTGAGTTTGGTTACGGCAAAAACGACGGATTTTACTACAAACAACCGATCTATATCGCCGAATACGACAGCTGGGACTTGCAGTTTGATCCGCAAATTCGCACTAGACGCGGTACGGGCATCTACGGCACGTTTAGATTTGCCGATTCGCCTTATTCTAAGGGTTCGGTGACACTTGGAGCATTTAGAGATACCGAGGGATACCGCCAAAGACAGATCGAGAAAAACTCGCTAAGACTCCCGTTAAAAAATAAAACGCATAAGGGCGCTGACGTAAAATATGAGCGCGATAGGCTCGTTAAACATCTGATAAACGAGGATTTGCAGGAGGGCTTGTGGCTCGATGCGACGGCTCTAAACGATATCGACTATATAAATTTGAAAAAACGAGGCTCGGGCAGCGACGACAATCCCCTCGTAACCTCAAAACTAAACTATTTCTTAAGCAGCGACAAGCATTACTTCGGCGCATACGCGAGGTATTACACGGATACGTCAAAGATCGGTAGTCCGAACGAAAATAAAGACACACTTCAAGAGTACCCGAGCTTTCAATATCATAAATTTACCGATAGCTTTATCTTGCCGAATGTGCTTTACTCTGTCGATCTCCACTCGCACAACTACACGAGAAAAATCGGCGTAAAGGCGACGCAGTACGAATTTAACCTACCGGTTTCATTTCACCTACCTTTAGCGGACGATTATCTGAAATTCTCGTATTATCACTATTTATACGCTACCCACGTGGACTATGCAAAGAAAATGTACCGTCCGACCGGAGACGAGGATAGGAGCGCAAACTACATAGAAAATTATCATAAATTTTCGCTCCAGACCGACTTAGCTAAGGCTTACGAGAGCTTCTATCATAGTTTAAATTTGGGCGTGGATTACGTAGTTAAAGCTTATAATGAAGGTGACCTGCCAGATAGATATGAGACAGCCGAAGACGATGGCAACGTATACGTCTACGACATGCTTGGACGAAAATATCAGAGCTTTATCAATCCTCAGCACACTAGAGACGAGGTTTCGGCTAGAGCGACGCAGTATTTCTTTAACAAAGACGGAAGAAAATTTTTGCGCCATACGATTTCGCAGGGTTATTACACCAAAGAGAACAAGCGCTCAAATTTGAAAAACATCATCGGCTGGTATCCGTTACCGAATTTGTCTTTTTATAACAGGCTTGAGTACTCTTATGACAATAAATACTTTGAAAAAGTTCAAAGCGGCGCGAGCTGTACGCATGATAAATTCGGCGCTAGCCTCTGGCACACAATGCAAAGAAAAAATGCGCAGGAAAAGCAAAACTATCTGCACCTAAACGGCTACGTCGAGCTTCCGCATAACTATAGGCTATTTAGCGGTACTCAGTATGACCTTGAGCGCGACTATAACAAGCAGTGGCAGCTAGGCGTCTCTCACCGCAGAAAGTGCTGGAACTACACGTTTGTCTACGAAGAGGAGCTTGAACCGACTACGACTACCAGCGGAACGGCCGCCAAAAAATCAAGAGGTGTTTACTTCTTTATAAATTTCTATCCGATGGGCGGCGTGCATTACGACTTTTCGGTAGGACAGACGACGCAAGGTAGCTGA
- a CDS encoding polyribonucleotide nucleotidyltransferase yields MQYSIEVNNQVEIYDINKVAKQASGAVLLRVKNTVVLATVAREDTQVTEDFLPLTVQYIEKTYAAGRIPGGYVKRETKPGDFETLTSRIIDRSLRPLFPKGYAYPTQIVVMVLSCDPEVDLQVVALNAASVALYLSDIPVNAPVCGVRVGYIDNKFVINPSNSELKTSALDLYVAGVKDELLMIEMRSIATEKDEIVPIALDPMMDPNLGGGMIAMQDMNEFSEDLIVEAIAEAGKAILRASNAYEEAFSQHKKEDAQLELKPEIENESVAVYLNEFYKNDVKAAINQMAKSERASELTKIAKQILTDEVAQKEGWGEEVVSNVLAKFKKKIVREQIINEGIRADGRGLKEVRPISIETNILPNAHGSCLFTRGQTQALVVATLGTDGDAQMYDMLTEKGAVTDKFMFNYNFPGFSVGEASPLKAPGRRELGHGNLAKRALAPSIDANSPYTIRLVSEILESNGSSSMASVCGGSLALRAAGVDTPKLVAGVAMGLIFEGEKHAVLTDIMGLEDHDGDMDFKVAGSKDGITALQMDIKLGGISLDVLKEALLQAREGRLHILNLMEKANKNISVNEDILPKLELFSVDPGKIVDIIGQAGKTIKEIIEKFDVAIDLDREKGEVKIAGAQKSSVDAAKDYIIQIVSKDGGKGFGGKRGGRDGKPHKTPEFNIGDEFEGEVKSVVEFGAFIGLPGGVDGLLHISKIKTPLKAGDKVKVKISEQKGHKISLSLAQ; encoded by the coding sequence ATGCAGTATTCAATAGAAGTCAATAATCAAGTCGAAATTTACGATATAAACAAGGTCGCCAAGCAAGCTAGCGGCGCGGTGCTTTTGCGCGTAAAAAATACCGTCGTTTTGGCCACCGTCGCTCGCGAGGATACGCAAGTTACCGAGGATTTTTTACCGCTAACAGTGCAATACATCGAAAAAACGTACGCAGCGGGTAGAATTCCCGGCGGCTACGTAAAAAGAGAAACCAAGCCGGGGGATTTTGAGACGCTAACTTCGCGTATCATCGACCGTTCGCTTCGTCCGCTCTTTCCAAAAGGCTACGCCTATCCGACGCAAATCGTCGTGATGGTGCTATCCTGCGACCCCGAGGTTGATCTGCAAGTCGTCGCTCTAAACGCTGCTTCAGTCGCGCTTTATCTTAGTGACATCCCGGTAAATGCGCCTGTTTGCGGCGTACGCGTGGGATATATAGATAACAAATTCGTGATAAACCCTAGCAACTCCGAGCTAAAAACTTCCGCACTCGATCTTTACGTAGCAGGCGTTAAAGATGAGCTTTTGATGATCGAGATGAGAAGTATCGCTACCGAAAAAGACGAGATAGTGCCTATCGCGCTAGATCCTATGATGGATCCAAATTTAGGCGGCGGCATGATAGCGATGCAGGACATGAACGAATTTAGCGAAGATCTCATCGTGGAGGCGATCGCAGAAGCTGGCAAAGCAATACTTCGCGCCTCAAACGCTTATGAAGAGGCATTTAGCCAGCATAAAAAAGAAGACGCACAGCTCGAGTTAAAACCCGAGATTGAAAACGAGAGTGTCGCGGTTTATCTAAACGAATTTTATAAAAACGACGTCAAGGCTGCGATAAATCAGATGGCTAAAAGCGAGCGCGCCAGTGAGCTAACAAAGATCGCTAAACAAATTTTGACCGACGAAGTAGCGCAAAAAGAGGGCTGGGGGGAGGAGGTCGTCTCTAACGTCCTAGCTAAATTTAAGAAAAAAATCGTCCGCGAGCAGATCATAAACGAGGGCATACGCGCCGACGGCAGGGGACTTAAAGAGGTCCGCCCGATCAGCATCGAGACGAATATCCTGCCAAATGCTCACGGCAGCTGCCTCTTTACCCGCGGCCAGACGCAAGCTCTCGTGGTGGCAACTTTAGGCACCGACGGCGATGCGCAGATGTATGATATGCTAACGGAAAAAGGCGCCGTGACGGATAAATTTATGTTTAACTATAACTTCCCGGGCTTTAGTGTCGGCGAGGCCAGCCCGTTAAAGGCTCCGGGTAGACGCGAGTTGGGCCACGGCAATCTCGCTAAACGCGCGCTTGCGCCTAGCATCGACGCAAATTCGCCTTATACCATTAGACTCGTGTCCGAAATTTTAGAAAGTAACGGCTCAAGCTCGATGGCTAGCGTTTGCGGCGGTTCTTTGGCACTGAGGGCTGCGGGCGTCGATACACCAAAACTAGTCGCGGGCGTTGCGATGGGACTGATTTTTGAGGGCGAAAAACACGCCGTGCTAACCGATATCATGGGACTAGAGGATCACGACGGCGACATGGACTTTAAGGTCGCAGGTAGCAAAGACGGCATAACCGCGCTTCAGATGGATATAAAGCTAGGCGGTATTAGCCTTGACGTGCTAAAAGAGGCGCTTTTGCAGGCGCGCGAGGGCAGGCTGCATATATTAAATTTGATGGAAAAAGCAAACAAAAACATCTCTGTAAACGAAGATATACTCCCTAAACTAGAGCTTTTTAGCGTAGACCCGGGCAAGATCGTTGACATCATCGGACAGGCTGGCAAAACGATAAAAGAGATCATCGAAAAATTTGACGTCGCTATCGATCTAGATCGCGAAAAAGGCGAGGTAAAGATCGCCGGCGCGCAAAAATCAAGCGTCGATGCAGCAAAAGACTATATCATCCAAATCGTCTCAAAAGACGGCGGCAAGGGCTTTGGCGGTAAAAGAGGCGGCAGAGACGGCAAGCCTCACAAGACGCCTGAGTTTAATATCGGAGACGAATTTGAGGGCGAGGTAAAAAGTGTAGTAGAATTTGGCGCCTTTATCGGGCTTCCTGGCGGCGTGGACGGACTTTTGCATATCTCAAAAATCAAAACGCCTCTAAAAGCCGGCGATAAAGTTAAGGTAAAAATCAGCGAGCAAAAAGGGCACAAAATCTCCCTTTCTCTAGCGCAATAA